In the Lepidochelys kempii isolate rLepKem1 chromosome 3, rLepKem1.hap2, whole genome shotgun sequence genome, one interval contains:
- the RDH14 gene encoding retinol dehydrogenase 14 has translation MAAAALLAAALGGGLLLIARRYLSGAGRASRSAAAALMRGKTVIVTGANSGLGRATAAELLRLQARVILGCRDRGRAEQAAREIRAELGAQAEGGELVIRELDLASLRSVRSFCQRVLQEEPRLDVLINNAGIFQCPYMKTEDGFEMQFGVNHLGHFLLTNLLLGLLKSSAPSRIVVVSSKLYKYGEINFEDLNSEISYNKSFGYSRSKLANILFTRELARRLEGTGVTVNVLHPGIVRTNLGRYVNIPLLAKPLFNLVSWAFFKTPLEGAQTSIYLASSAEVEGVSGKYFGDCKEEELLPKAMDDLVARKLWDISEVMVGLLK, from the exons ATGGCCGCTGCGGCGCTGCTGGCCGCGGCGCTGGGCGGGGGGCTGCTGCTCATCGCCCGCCGCTACCTGAGCGGGGCCGGCCGGGCTTCGCGGAGCGCGGCGGCGGCGCTGATGCGGGGCAAGACGGTGATCGTCACGGGCGCGAACagcgggctgggccgggccaCGGCGGCCGAGCTGCTGCGGCTGCAGGCGCGGGTGATCCTGGGCTGCCGGGACCGCGGCCGGGCCGAGCAGGCGGCCCGCGAGATCCGCGCCGAGCTGGGCGCCCAGGCGGAGGGCGGGGAGCTGGTGATCAGGGAGCTGGACCTGGCCTCGCTGCGCTCCGTGCGCAGCTTCTGCCAGCGGGTGCTGCAG GAAGAGCCGAGACTGGATGTCCTGATCAATAATGCGGGGATATTCCAGTGTCCATACATGAAGACAGAGGATGGTTTCGAGATGCAGTTTGGTGTCAACCACTTGGGTCATTTCTTGCTCACTAACCTTCTCCTTGGCCTCCTCAAAAGTTCTGCCCCAAGCAGGATTGTGGTAGTTTCTTCCAAACTTTACAAATACGGAGAGATCAACTTTGAAGACTTGAACAGTGAAATAAGTTACAATAAAAGTTTTGGCTACAGTCGCAGTAAACTGGCTAACATACTATTCACCAGGGAGCTAgcccgccgattggaaggcacaGGAGTCACTGTCAACGTGCTTCATCCCGGTATTGTCCGAACCAATCTAGGCAGATACGTGAATATTCCTTTGCTGGCAAAACCCCTCTTCAATTTGGTGTCATGGGCTTTCTTCAAAACCCCATTGGAAGGAGCCCAGACTTCTATTTATTTGGCCTCCTCTGCAGAAGTAGAGGGTGTGTCAGGCAAGTATTTTGGGGATTGCAAAGAGGAGGAACTGCTGCCGAAAGCcatggatgatttagttgcaAGAAAACTGTGGGATATCAGTGAAGTGATGGTtggattattaaaataa